In the Streptomyces sp. cg36 genome, one interval contains:
- a CDS encoding DUF3566 domain-containing protein: MTDTRGPQARSDYEGRAGALPGEREKPSGPAQPYHPPQAYPTSQNGTQGGQRGGATAAVRRPRTGARTTPRTRKARLRVAKADPWSVMKVSFLLSIALGVCTVVASAVLWMVMDAMGVFSSVGGTISEATGSNESNGFDLQSFLSLPRVLIFTSVIAVIDVVLATALATLGAFIYNLSAGFVGGIELTLAEDE, from the coding sequence GTGACCGACACCCGCGGGCCGCAGGCCCGGTCCGACTACGAGGGACGCGCCGGCGCGCTCCCCGGCGAGCGCGAGAAGCCCTCGGGCCCCGCGCAGCCGTACCACCCGCCGCAGGCGTACCCGACGTCCCAGAACGGGACGCAGGGCGGCCAGCGCGGCGGTGCCACCGCCGCGGTGCGCCGCCCCCGCACGGGCGCGCGTACGACGCCGCGTACCCGCAAGGCGCGGCTGCGGGTGGCCAAGGCCGACCCGTGGTCGGTGATGAAGGTCAGCTTCCTGCTGTCCATCGCGCTCGGCGTGTGCACGGTGGTGGCATCGGCGGTGCTGTGGATGGTGATGGACGCCATGGGCGTCTTCTCGTCCGTGGGCGGGACCATCAGCGAGGCCACGGGCTCCAACGAGTCCAACGGCTTCGATCTGCAGTCCTTCCTGTCGCTGCCGCGCGTGCTGATCTTCACCTCGGTGATCGCGGTCATCGATGTGGTCCTCGCCACCGCGCTGGCCACGCTCGGCGCGTTCATCTACAACCTCTCGGCCGGTTTCGTGGGCGGTATCGAGCTCACGCTCGCCGAGGACGAGTAA
- a CDS encoding DUF6344 domain-containing protein, whose amino-acid sequence MATSKLTTWWTALTGALVALLAFLGLAAGQATAAPSVPQQTAAHHRSDNSTAMTPTVRWALPGASALPPTMKQRIRAEAHGSSPSTRHLPGSSDEGGDGANGSSSDDGAEAPPLDDSAPAPTP is encoded by the coding sequence ATGGCAACCAGCAAGCTCACGACGTGGTGGACCGCACTCACCGGCGCGCTCGTCGCCCTCCTCGCCTTCCTCGGTCTGGCCGCCGGCCAGGCCACCGCCGCACCCTCCGTACCGCAGCAGACCGCCGCGCACCACCGCAGCGACAACTCGACGGCCATGACGCCGACCGTGCGCTGGGCCCTTCCCGGCGCATCCGCGCTGCCGCCCACGATGAAGCAGCGCATCCGCGCCGAGGCCCACGGCTCCTCGCCCTCGACCCGTCATCTGCCGGGCTCGTCCGACGAAGGGGGCGACGGGGCGAACGGCTCCTCCTCCGACGACGGCGCCGAGGCCCCGCCCCTGGACGACAGCGCCCCGGCGCCCACGCCCTGA
- a CDS encoding DLW-39 family protein, producing MKKLLLVALAAIGGLLVYRQIQADRAEQDLWTEATDSVPAGSGV from the coding sequence GTGAAGAAGCTCCTCCTGGTCGCACTGGCCGCCATCGGCGGGCTCCTCGTGTACCGCCAGATCCAGGCGGATCGCGCCGAGCAGGACCTGTGGACGGAGGCGACCGACTCCGTGCCCGCAGGTTCGGGTGTGTGA
- a CDS encoding protein kinase: protein MGEVFAGRYELIDPIGRGGVGAVWRAWDHRRRRCVAAKVLQQSDAHTLLRFVREQALRIDHPHVLAPASWAADDDKVLFTMDLVSGGSLAHLIGDYGPLPPRFVCVLLDQLLAGLAAVHAEGVVHRDIKPANILLEATGTGRPHLRLSDFGIAMRKGEPRLTETNYVMGTPGYFAPEQIMGAEPDFPSDLFAVGLVTLYLLEGQKPDARALVEYFSTHGTPGAPQGVPEPLWQVLAGLLQPDPHIRFRTATGARKALASAVELLPDTGTDEEPVEVFDQIGPLPQGFTPRELPRVLQHPPTPSARTPLPVQHPQPVPHPSAAPNPSPAEQPAQAQAQSYGLNPSSAQSRPQPYGQAPAPAQEQPYGQDPAPAAQGQPWPQEHPWPQEEHGWPQEQQAWQQGHQPWDPSGQRPLLVPQFPTPPTADGFHTPPPPYPSSAPTPVTKRYTARSTQVPTSAPPVSGTSGAPASPGPRASRRRPGPPAKVAVPVLLLALICFAVGFWALSRL, encoded by the coding sequence GTGGGTGAGGTCTTCGCCGGTCGGTACGAACTCATCGACCCGATCGGCCGCGGCGGAGTGGGCGCCGTCTGGCGCGCCTGGGACCACCGCCGCCGCCGCTGTGTGGCGGCGAAGGTCCTCCAGCAGAGCGACGCGCACACCCTGCTCCGCTTCGTCCGCGAGCAGGCTCTGAGGATCGACCACCCTCATGTGCTGGCCCCGGCGAGCTGGGCCGCCGACGACGACAAGGTCCTGTTCACGATGGACCTGGTCTCCGGCGGCTCGCTGGCCCATCTGATCGGCGACTACGGGCCGCTGCCGCCCAGGTTCGTCTGCGTGCTCCTGGACCAGTTGCTCGCCGGTCTGGCGGCGGTGCACGCCGAGGGGGTCGTCCACCGGGACATCAAGCCCGCCAACATCCTCCTCGAAGCCACCGGCACCGGACGGCCGCATCTGCGGCTGTCCGACTTCGGGATCGCGATGCGCAAGGGCGAACCGCGGCTGACCGAGACCAACTACGTAATGGGGACGCCCGGTTACTTCGCACCCGAACAGATCATGGGCGCGGAGCCGGACTTCCCGTCCGACCTGTTCGCGGTCGGGCTCGTCACCCTGTATCTGCTGGAGGGTCAGAAACCGGACGCACGGGCCCTCGTGGAGTACTTCTCCACCCACGGCACCCCCGGCGCCCCCCAGGGCGTGCCCGAGCCCCTGTGGCAGGTCCTGGCCGGTCTTCTGCAACCCGACCCGCACATCCGGTTCCGGACGGCCACCGGGGCGCGCAAGGCGCTGGCCTCGGCCGTGGAGCTGCTGCCCGACACCGGGACCGACGAGGAGCCGGTCGAGGTCTTCGACCAGATAGGCCCGCTGCCCCAGGGGTTCACCCCGCGCGAGCTGCCCCGCGTACTCCAGCATCCACCGACACCGTCGGCGCGGACCCCGCTGCCGGTCCAGCATCCGCAGCCGGTCCCCCATCCGTCGGCCGCCCCGAACCCGTCGCCCGCAGAGCAACCGGCGCAGGCGCAGGCGCAGTCCTACGGGCTGAACCCGTCGTCGGCCCAGAGCCGGCCCCAGCCGTACGGGCAGGCTCCTGCTCCGGCCCAGGAACAGCCGTACGGCCAGGATCCGGCACCGGCCGCCCAGGGGCAGCCGTGGCCCCAGGAGCACCCTTGGCCCCAGGAAGAGCACGGCTGGCCCCAGGAGCAGCAGGCATGGCAGCAGGGCCACCAGCCCTGGGATCCCTCGGGGCAACGCCCGCTGCTGGTCCCGCAGTTCCCCACCCCGCCCACGGCGGACGGATTCCATACGCCCCCACCCCCGTACCCCTCCTCGGCACCCACCCCCGTCACTAAGAGGTACACCGCTCGAAGCACGCAGGTTCCCACTTCGGCCCCACCGGTTTCCGGGACGAGCGGCGCACCCGCGTCACCCGGGCCCCGGGCCTCGCGGCGGCGCCCGGGACCACCCGCGAAGGTCGCCGTCCCGGTGCTGCTGCTCGCCCTGATCTGCTTCGCCGTCGGTTTCTGGGCCCTCAGCCGACTCTGA
- a CDS encoding DNA-binding protein: MDATQQEATARARELQRSWYGEPLGALFRRLIDDLGLNQARLAAVLGLSAPMLSQLMSGQRAKIGNPAVVQRVQALQDLAGQVADGSVSAAEATDRMDEIKKSQGGSVLTNTGQTTTSSGAPTVRRVVREIQSLLRSVAAAGDIIDAADTLAPAHPELAEFLRVYGAGRTAEAVAHYEAHQS, translated from the coding sequence ATGGACGCAACGCAACAGGAAGCGACCGCAAGAGCCAGGGAGCTCCAGCGGAGCTGGTACGGGGAGCCGCTGGGGGCGCTCTTCCGCCGGCTGATAGACGATCTCGGCCTGAACCAGGCCCGGCTCGCCGCTGTCCTGGGTCTGTCGGCGCCCATGCTGTCCCAGCTGATGAGCGGCCAGCGCGCCAAGATCGGCAACCCGGCGGTCGTCCAGCGCGTCCAGGCCCTCCAGGACCTGGCCGGGCAGGTCGCCGACGGCAGCGTCAGCGCCGCCGAGGCCACCGACCGGATGGACGAGATCAAGAAGTCCCAGGGCGGCTCCGTCCTCACCAACACGGGCCAGACCACGACCAGTTCGGGCGCTCCGACCGTGCGCCGGGTGGTGCGCGAGATCCAGTCGCTGCTCCGCTCGGTCGCCGCCGCCGGGGACATCATCGACGCGGCGGACACCCTCGCCCCGGCCCACCCCGAACTGGCAGAGTTCCTCCGGGTGTACGGCGCCGGACGCACCGCCGAGGCGGTCGCCCATTACGAGGCGCACCAGAGCTGA
- a CDS encoding DUF5324 family protein, which translates to MTRMDSVRAATGSAKDSVRHAADVVAPYADSAKSHAAEYAHEARVRLAPKVSRAAQQARCQAQLQYDALVAPHVPPRVEEVARQTAARSRRAARQAADYTAPRVSQAVAAAQPVREEAMARSTAALAALRGQVSPHQIEKLARKQERRARAGRLAKGLLVFGVLAGGAVAAWKWWDKQANPDWLVEPPAPTEVPDGDLAERPPLSSVDGSRSGLDPEVEAKEAEEAELDGEERGTGR; encoded by the coding sequence GTGACCCGCATGGACAGCGTGCGCGCCGCGACCGGCTCGGCGAAGGACAGCGTGCGGCACGCCGCGGATGTGGTGGCGCCCTACGCCGACTCGGCCAAGAGCCACGCGGCGGAGTACGCGCACGAGGCGCGCGTACGGCTCGCACCGAAGGTGAGCCGCGCCGCGCAGCAGGCCCGCTGCCAGGCCCAGCTCCAGTACGACGCCCTGGTCGCGCCGCACGTGCCGCCGAGGGTCGAGGAGGTCGCCCGGCAGACCGCGGCGCGCTCCCGCCGGGCCGCCCGCCAGGCCGCCGACTACACCGCTCCCCGGGTCAGCCAGGCCGTCGCCGCGGCCCAGCCGGTGCGCGAGGAGGCGATGGCCCGCTCCACGGCCGCCCTCGCCGCGCTGCGCGGACAGGTCTCCCCGCACCAGATCGAGAAGCTCGCCAGGAAGCAGGAGCGCCGGGCCCGGGCCGGGCGTCTCGCCAAGGGCCTGCTGGTCTTCGGCGTTCTGGCCGGTGGCGCGGTCGCCGCGTGGAAGTGGTGGGACAAGCAGGCCAACCCGGACTGGCTGGTCGAGCCGCCCGCCCCCACCGAGGTCCCCGACGGCGACCTGGCCGAGCGCCCGCCGCTGTCCTCGGTCGACGGCAGCCGCTCCGGACTCGACCCGGAGGTCGAGGCGAAGGAGGCCGAGGAGGCCGAACTCGACGGCGAGGAACGCGGCACCGGCCGCTGA
- a CDS encoding peptidylprolyl isomerase, giving the protein MAEQLYATLKTNQGDIEIRLLPNHAPKTVRNFVELAQGEREWTHPATGQKSTGRLYDGTVFHRVISGFMIQGGDPLGNGTGGPGYEFADEFHPDLAFDKPYLLAMANAGPGTNGSQFFITVSPTAWLTRKHTIFGEVTGDAGKKVVDAIAATATNPRTDRPVQDVVIESVVVETREG; this is encoded by the coding sequence GTGGCCGAGCAGCTTTACGCGACCCTGAAGACCAACCAGGGGGACATCGAGATCCGGCTTCTGCCGAACCACGCCCCGAAGACGGTCCGGAACTTCGTCGAGCTGGCCCAGGGCGAGCGGGAGTGGACGCACCCGGCGACCGGCCAGAAGTCCACGGGCCGCCTCTACGACGGCACGGTCTTCCACCGCGTGATCAGCGGCTTCATGATCCAGGGCGGCGACCCGCTGGGCAACGGCACGGGCGGCCCCGGCTACGAGTTCGCCGACGAGTTCCACCCCGACCTCGCCTTCGACAAGCCGTACCTGCTGGCCATGGCGAACGCCGGGCCGGGCACCAACGGCTCGCAGTTCTTCATCACGGTGTCCCCCACCGCCTGGCTGACCCGCAAGCACACGATCTTCGGCGAGGTGACCGGCGACGCCGGCAAGAAGGTCGTGGACGCCATCGCGGCCACCGCCACCAACCCGCGCACCGACCGCCCCGTCCAGGACGTGGTCATCGAGTCGGTGGTCGTGGAGACCCGCGAGGGCTGA
- a CDS encoding rhomboid family intramembrane serine protease has product MDQASLPSCYRHPGVQTGITCTRCERPICPDCMVSASVGFQCPECVRGGSGTGHAPTANQPRTMAGAALAPGDPQLLTKVLIGLNLVGYLLQQAVGDKFTERYELIGRAFVPGFDALQGVAEGQWYRLATSMFLHASVMHIAFNMLSLWWIGGPLEAALGRVRYLALYVVSGLAGSALTYWLAAANQPSLGASGAIFGLFGATAVLMRKLKYDMRPLIALLVINLVITFNPWGGIAWQAHIGGLVGGTVIAYAMVHAPRERRALVQWGACGLVLAAVLFTVVARTAALT; this is encoded by the coding sequence ATGGACCAGGCCAGCCTGCCGAGCTGCTACCGGCACCCGGGCGTGCAGACGGGGATCACCTGCACCCGCTGCGAGCGCCCGATCTGCCCGGACTGCATGGTCAGCGCCTCGGTCGGATTCCAGTGCCCCGAGTGCGTGCGGGGCGGCTCGGGCACGGGGCACGCGCCCACGGCCAACCAGCCGCGGACCATGGCGGGCGCCGCGCTCGCCCCCGGTGACCCGCAGCTGCTCACCAAGGTGCTGATCGGGCTGAACCTGGTGGGCTATCTGCTCCAGCAGGCGGTCGGGGACAAGTTCACCGAGAGGTACGAGCTGATCGGCCGGGCCTTCGTGCCCGGGTTCGACGCGCTCCAGGGCGTCGCCGAGGGGCAGTGGTACCGGCTGGCGACGTCGATGTTCCTGCACGCCAGTGTCATGCACATCGCGTTCAACATGCTCAGCCTGTGGTGGATCGGCGGCCCGCTGGAGGCGGCCCTGGGCCGGGTCCGCTATCTCGCGCTGTACGTGGTCTCCGGCCTGGCGGGCAGCGCGCTGACGTACTGGCTGGCCGCGGCGAACCAGCCCTCGCTGGGGGCCTCCGGGGCGATCTTCGGACTGTTCGGTGCCACGGCCGTGCTGATGCGCAAGCTGAAGTACGACATGCGCCCGCTGATCGCGCTCCTGGTGATCAACCTGGTGATCACCTTCAACCCCTGGGGCGGCATCGCCTGGCAGGCGCACATCGGCGGTCTGGTCGGCGGCACGGTGATCGCGTACGCCATGGTCCACGCGCCCCGCGAGCGGCGCGCGCTCGTCCAGTGGGGGGCCTGTGGACTGGTGCTCGCGGCCGTCCTGTTCACGGTCGTGGCCCGCACCGCGGCGCTCACCTGA
- the crgA gene encoding cell division protein CrgA — translation MPKSRIRKKADFTPPPAAKQATAIKLGSRGWVAPVMLAFFLIGLAWIVLFYVTEGDLPLKSFGNWNIVVGFGFIAGGFGVSTQWK, via the coding sequence GTGCCGAAGTCACGTATCCGCAAGAAGGCCGACTTCACGCCGCCGCCGGCGGCGAAGCAGGCCACCGCCATCAAGCTGGGCAGCCGGGGCTGGGTGGCTCCGGTGATGCTGGCGTTCTTCCTGATCGGGCTCGCCTGGATCGTCCTCTTCTACGTGACCGAGGGCGACCTGCCGCTGAAGTCCTTCGGGAACTGGAACATCGTCGTCGGCTTCGGCTTCATCGCCGGCGGCTTCGGTGTCTCCACGCAGTGGAAGTAG
- a CDS encoding DUF881 domain-containing protein: MLSAAVFALAGLIFVTSFNTAKGTNIRTDASLLKLSDLIQQRSHKNAELDQSTAAVRDDVDSLAQRDNGSTKAQDQQLAALKDAAGTEKVTGKAVTVTLNDAPPNATAAPGYPAPQANDLVIHQQDLQAVVNALWQGGAEGIQVMDQRLISTSAVRCVGNTLILQGRVYSPPYKITAVGDTGKLRGALAASPAIQNYQLYVKAYGLGWKVDEHRAMTLPGYSGTVDLHYAKPVG; this comes from the coding sequence CTGCTCTCCGCCGCCGTCTTCGCCCTCGCCGGACTCATCTTCGTCACCAGCTTCAACACCGCCAAGGGCACCAACATCCGCACGGACGCCTCCCTGCTGAAGCTCTCCGACCTCATCCAGCAGCGCAGCCACAAGAACGCGGAGCTCGACCAGTCCACCGCCGCCGTCCGCGACGACGTCGACTCCCTGGCCCAGCGCGACAACGGCTCCACCAAGGCGCAGGACCAGCAGCTGGCCGCGCTCAAGGACGCGGCGGGCACCGAGAAGGTCACCGGCAAGGCCGTCACCGTCACCCTCAACGACGCCCCGCCCAACGCCACCGCCGCCCCCGGCTACCCCGCCCCCCAGGCCAACGACCTGGTCATCCACCAGCAGGACCTCCAGGCCGTCGTCAACGCCCTGTGGCAGGGCGGCGCCGAGGGCATCCAGGTCATGGACCAGCGCCTCATCTCCACCAGCGCGGTCCGCTGCGTCGGCAACACCCTGATCCTCCAGGGCCGGGTCTACTCGCCCCCGTACAAGATCACCGCGGTGGGCGACACCGGGAAGCTGCGCGGGGCGCTCGCCGCCTCCCCGGCGATCCAGAACTACCAGCTGTATGTGAAGGCGTACGGGCTCGGCTGGAAAGTCGACGAGCACAGGGCGATGACTCTGCCCGGCTACTCGGGCACAGTGGATCTCCACTACGCGAAGCCGGTGGGATAG
- a CDS encoding class E sortase: MSVVPVVSVRLVVRALSELCITAGTLIVLFVVYVLYWTGVKADSAADHQISALRDRWARAPAAAAPPHGGPPAPYTDGRSFAVMYIPRLGGDWHKPVLEGTGVKNLQKGLGHYASTAPLGQVGNFSVAGHRRTYGDPFKDFPELRPGDAVVLSDGTTWFTYRIDNKPFRTLPSDVGVIDPVPAESPFRSPGRYLTLTTCDPEWGSSHRLIAWGHLDSTAPVARGKPPALAG, translated from the coding sequence GTGTCCGTTGTTCCGGTGGTCTCGGTGCGGCTGGTCGTCAGGGCGCTCAGCGAGCTGTGCATCACGGCCGGGACCCTGATCGTCCTCTTCGTCGTCTACGTCCTGTACTGGACCGGGGTGAAGGCGGACAGCGCCGCCGACCACCAGATCTCGGCCCTGCGCGACCGGTGGGCCAGGGCCCCCGCGGCAGCCGCGCCGCCGCACGGCGGACCGCCCGCCCCCTACACCGACGGCAGGTCCTTCGCCGTCATGTACATCCCCCGCCTGGGCGGCGACTGGCACAAGCCGGTCCTCGAAGGGACGGGCGTGAAGAACCTCCAGAAGGGCCTCGGGCACTACGCGAGCACCGCGCCCCTGGGCCAGGTCGGCAACTTCTCGGTGGCCGGGCACCGGCGCACCTACGGCGACCCGTTCAAGGACTTCCCCGAGCTGCGGCCCGGTGACGCGGTGGTCCTCTCCGACGGCACGACCTGGTTCACCTACCGCATCGACAACAAGCCCTTCCGGACGCTGCCCAGCGACGTCGGGGTCATCGATCCGGTGCCCGCCGAGTCCCCGTTCCGCTCCCCGGGCCGCTATCTGACCCTCACCACCTGCGATCCGGAGTGGGGCAGCAGCCACCGGCTGATCGCCTGGGGACATCTGGACTCCACCGCTCCGGTGGCCCGCGGCAAGCCCCCGGCTTTGGCCGGCTGA
- a CDS encoding aminodeoxychorismate/anthranilate synthase component II, with protein MSARVLVVDNYDSFVFNLVQYLYQLGAECEVVRNDEVSLEHAQDGFDGVLLSPGPGTPEQAGICVDMVRHCAGTGVPVFGVCLGMQSMMVAYGGVVGRAPELLHGKTSPVLHEGAGVFAGLPSPFTATRYHSLAAEPGTLPAELEVTARTADGIVMGLRHRELPVEGVQFHPESVLTEHGHLMLANWLVRCGDAGAVERSAGLAPVVGKAAA; from the coding sequence ATGAGCGCACGCGTTCTCGTCGTGGACAACTACGACAGCTTTGTCTTCAACCTCGTGCAGTACCTGTACCAGCTGGGTGCGGAGTGCGAGGTGGTACGGAACGACGAGGTGTCCCTGGAGCACGCCCAGGACGGCTTCGACGGCGTACTGCTCTCGCCCGGCCCCGGCACCCCCGAGCAGGCCGGGATCTGCGTCGACATGGTGCGCCACTGCGCCGGCACCGGGGTGCCGGTCTTCGGCGTCTGCCTCGGCATGCAGTCGATGATGGTGGCGTACGGGGGTGTGGTCGGCCGGGCGCCCGAGCTGCTGCACGGCAAGACCTCGCCGGTCCTGCACGAGGGCGCGGGCGTCTTCGCGGGCCTGCCGTCGCCGTTCACCGCGACCCGCTACCACTCGCTGGCCGCCGAGCCCGGCACGCTGCCCGCGGAGCTCGAAGTGACCGCGCGGACGGCGGACGGCATCGTGATGGGGCTGCGCCACCGCGAACTGCCGGTGGAGGGCGTCCAGTTCCATCCCGAGTCCGTGCTGACCGAGCACGGCCATCTGATGCTGGCCAACTGGCTGGTGCGGTGCGGGGACGCGGGAGCCGTCGAGCGGTCGGCAGGTCTGGCACCGGTGGTGGGCAAGGCCGCGGCGTGA
- a CDS encoding class E sortase yields the protein MTAVRPEHEFDPLTDPLPAGGHGSPWFRADTLAQAPQGGHARVAEPGADSAPEPPAPFQERPRPGRHAAGPARQGARAAQQQPQDWYADPGPEPDPASIPGAADPVAYPAPFDDATVALAPISGEPAPPTGGRAERRRAARAKGHRGAAAPASSSASTAAGDAPGRPLTRVEARRAAKARKDSPAVIASRLIGELFITLGVVMLLFVTYQLWWTNVRAHQQAGNEAKKITHGWESGKTTAPGAFEPGQGFAIMHIPKLDVVVPVAEGTSKHKVLDKGMVGHYGQGSLKTAMPGDRTGNFAVAGHRNTHGEPFRYINRLKPGDLVIVETQQAYYTYAITSTLPSTSPKNVSVLKPIPVGSGFTRPGRYLTLTTCTPEFTSTYRMIVWGKMVDERPRSKGLPDALAG from the coding sequence GTGACGGCCGTCCGGCCCGAGCACGAATTCGACCCGCTGACGGACCCTCTCCCGGCGGGCGGTCACGGGTCACCGTGGTTCAGGGCGGACACCCTCGCACAGGCCCCGCAGGGCGGCCACGCGCGCGTGGCGGAGCCCGGGGCGGACTCCGCGCCCGAGCCCCCGGCGCCCTTCCAGGAGAGGCCGCGGCCGGGACGGCACGCGGCGGGCCCGGCCCGGCAGGGCGCCCGCGCGGCGCAGCAGCAACCCCAGGACTGGTACGCGGACCCCGGGCCGGAACCGGACCCGGCGTCCATACCCGGCGCGGCGGACCCGGTCGCGTACCCCGCCCCCTTCGACGACGCGACCGTCGCCCTCGCCCCGATATCCGGGGAGCCGGCGCCGCCCACCGGGGGCCGGGCCGAGCGCCGCCGGGCCGCCAGGGCCAAGGGGCACCGGGGCGCCGCCGCACCCGCCTCCTCCTCGGCTTCCACCGCCGCCGGGGACGCGCCCGGCCGGCCGCTCACCCGCGTCGAGGCGCGCCGCGCGGCCAAGGCGCGCAAGGACAGCCCGGCCGTCATCGCCAGCCGGCTGATCGGCGAACTGTTCATCACGCTCGGCGTGGTGATGCTGCTGTTCGTCACCTACCAGCTGTGGTGGACCAACGTCCGCGCCCACCAGCAGGCGGGCAACGAGGCGAAGAAGATCACGCACGGCTGGGAGAGCGGCAAGACGACCGCCCCCGGCGCCTTCGAGCCCGGCCAGGGCTTCGCCATCATGCACATCCCCAAGCTCGACGTGGTCGTCCCCGTCGCCGAGGGCACCAGCAAGCACAAGGTCCTCGACAAGGGCATGGTCGGCCACTACGGCCAGGGCAGCCTCAAGACCGCCATGCCCGGGGACAGGACGGGCAACTTCGCGGTCGCCGGGCACCGCAACACGCACGGCGAGCCCTTCCGCTACATCAACCGGCTCAAGCCCGGCGACCTGGTGATCGTCGAGACCCAGCAGGCGTACTACACGTACGCGATCACCAGTACGCTCCCGTCGACCAGCCCCAAGAACGTGTCGGTGCTCAAGCCGATCCCGGTCGGTTCGGGGTTCACCCGGCCCGGTCGCTACCTGACGCTGACGACCTGCACCCCCGAGTTCACGAGTACGTACCGAATGATCGTGTGGGGCAAGATGGTCGACGAGCGACCGCGCAGCAAGGGATTGCCCGACGCGCTCGCCGGCTGA
- a CDS encoding class E sortase, which translates to MAVRTEHDEQHTEAPAPTRARRGAVAGVVSVIGELLITAGLVLGLFVVYSLWWTNVIADREAARQGKDVRRDWANSGPGALDTKGGIGFLHVPAMRNGEVLVKKGTGTKVLNGGVAGYYTDPLKAVLPSSGSAGNFTLAAHRDGHGAKFHNIDKVHTGDPIVFETKDTWYIYKTFAELKETSKYNVDVLQPVPKESGARKPGHYITLTTCTPVYTSDYRYIVWGELVRTQKVDEKRTKPAELR; encoded by the coding sequence GTGGCAGTGAGGACCGAGCACGACGAGCAGCACACCGAAGCCCCCGCCCCGACGCGGGCCCGCCGCGGCGCGGTCGCCGGGGTCGTCAGCGTCATCGGAGAGCTGCTGATCACGGCCGGGCTGGTGCTCGGCCTCTTCGTCGTCTACTCGCTCTGGTGGACCAACGTCATAGCGGACCGCGAGGCCGCCCGGCAGGGCAAGGACGTGCGCCGCGACTGGGCGAACAGCGGCCCCGGCGCCCTCGACACCAAGGGCGGCATCGGCTTCCTGCACGTACCGGCCATGCGCAACGGCGAGGTGCTGGTCAAGAAGGGCACCGGTACCAAGGTCCTCAACGGCGGGGTGGCGGGCTACTACACCGACCCGCTGAAGGCGGTCCTGCCGTCCAGCGGCTCCGCCGGCAACTTCACGCTGGCCGCGCACCGCGACGGCCACGGCGCCAAGTTCCACAACATCGACAAGGTGCACACCGGCGATCCCATCGTCTTCGAGACGAAGGACACCTGGTACATCTACAAGACGTTCGCCGAGCTCAAGGAGACGTCGAAGTACAACGTGGACGTGCTGCAGCCGGTCCCGAAGGAGTCCGGGGCGAGGAAGCCGGGCCACTACATCACCCTGACGACCTGCACGCCCGTCTACACCTCCGACTACCGCTACATCGTCTGGGGCGAGCTGGTGCGCACCCAGAAGGTCGACGAGAAGCGCACCAAGCCCGCCGAGCTGCGCTGA